A window of Phacochoerus africanus isolate WHEZ1 chromosome 11, ROS_Pafr_v1, whole genome shotgun sequence genomic DNA:
tggcaaggtttcattctttttttgagtaatacaagtgtgtgtgtgtgtgtgtgtgtgtgtgtgtgtttgtgtgtgtgcttgtgtgtgtgtgtgtgtgtgtgtcacatcttctttatccatcctctTTATCAAGGGGcactgggttgcttccatatcctggctactgcaaataatgcagcaatgaacataggagtgcacaTGGCTTTCCTaactagtgttttcattttctttggataaatgcctaggagtggaagGTCTGTAAtgtatggtagttttaatttcaattcttttgagaaatctccgtgctgttttccatagtgactgtacaaAGGTGCATTACCTTCTCTGCAGTAGCAACAGTACAGGAGagttccttccccccccccatcttcctGAAcacttatttgttgtctttttgataatagctattctgacaggtgttaggtgacatctcattgtagttttgatttgcatttccttgatgattagtgatgttgaacatcttttcatgtacccactggccatctgtattatcttctttggaaaaatgtctatccaaATTACCTGCcggttttccatcttttttatgttgagttatataaattcttgtatattttggatattaaccccttattaggtatatcatttgcaaatatcttctcctattcagtaggcagccttttcattttgttaatagtttcctTCATGGTGCTAAATCTCTTTAGTTTTTtatagttccatttgtttatttttgcttttgtttcccttgcctgaggtaatatatccaaaaaaaaaaattgctaagaccaatgttaAAAAGTGtactgcctctgttttcttctagacaatttaattttacatttaagtctttaatctattttgaatttatttttatgcatggtgtgtgAGAGAGTAGTCCAGTGTGATTCTTTTGTgtgtagctgtccacttttccaacactttttattgaaaagactgtcatctcctcattgtatattcttgcctcctttgtcataggttaattgcCTATGTAAGTGcggatttatttctaggctctctattctgctccagtgatttctgtgtctgtttttgtgccagtaccatactgtttggtAGTGTAGTTTTgtgatatagtttgaaatcagaaagtatgTTTCCtgtagctttgtttttctttctaaagactgttttggctatccagggtcttttgtgtttccacacaacttttagaattatttgttctagttctgtgaaaaatatcattggtattttgatagagatggcattgaatctctagattgccttgggtagtatggtaattgtaacaatattaattcttccaatccatgagcacagtaTATATTTCTATCTATTTGTCTCATCTGCAATTTCTTTTATTAGCGTTTCATAGATTTCCAACTatagatcttttacctccttagatttGTGGATATCAAACCATTCTTATATCTCTGAAATAAATTCTACTTGATCATGACATATGATAATTTTAATATGGTTGATTTGGTTCACTatgattttgttgaggattttcgcaTCTATGTTCACCAATAATACTGAcctatgattttcttctctgtgatatctttgtctgactttggtATCAGGGAACtattggcctcatagaatgaatttggaagcattcctttctctgcaatttttgcGAATAATTTGATAAGATAGGCATTAACTCTTTactaaatgtttggtggaattcacctgtagAACTGTCTTCTCATAGACTTTTATTTGCTGGGAGTTTTTTGaattacagattcaatttcattactggtaattgatCAGCTCatatttttgatttcttcctaATTCAGTCTCAGGAGattatatgtttctaggaatttgtccatttctcctaggttgtccattttattggcacatcatttttcatagtaatctcttatgatcctttatatatatgtgatgctgattgtaacttctccttgttcatttccgattttatttatttggtcttctctcttttttcctggtaAGTCTGCCTTaggggttatcaattttgtttaagaTTTTCTTAATGGGGAAGAAGAGATTCTACTGATTAGAGAGGCAGAATAAAGACTAAACACCACCAAAGCCACCAACAAAAACAGTATCTTTGCATCCAGAAATGGAGatctcttttaaaaaggaaaaaacaattcaaGAGTATGCTGAAGATATTCAGATAGGTTATAGCACACtcaagagagacagagatactGCAGAGACAGTTCCAACACCAGGAGAGGAGAAAATTGCAGTAGTATGGACTGCATAAATGCCTGCTTTATGCAGAATTCTGGATAGGCCCTGGGAGTTGGGAAGATCATACACAAAAAGAGGACTTGGACATGTGGATGGGGTCAAGGCATGTATGACCTAGTTGTGAGCACAGGCAAGAACATGTACAAAACAACATGTGACAAAGAAGAACTAATATCGAGCAAAGAAACCAGAGCTGGTCAATGTTTAGGCAGAATACGAATAAGACTGGTAGGTATAAGAAAGGTGGACCTTATCAAAAACCATCTCAGAGAGAGGTAGTTTTTGGCCTCAGTTGAGAAAAAAGGGTGTAAAACTGATGGATGGgagaagagacagaaggaaagggGGCAGACCTGACCCAATGCAGGCACTTAATAAATTCTCCAGGGACTAACCTGAATTGAACTGCAGGAGAAATATCTGAGCCTGGGCTCAGAAGCAGTGGTGATATCTGGGAGCAGGTATAGTTGGGGTCAGAGAAAGCAGAGATGGCCATGCCACCAACAAGCTGATTAAGGTCTATCATAAACGCCGCTATGCTTGGCTTCACAAGTATGACTTTCACGGCAAATAAACATATCATAGAGTTGCTTATAAGGAAAGGCATACTTGGAGAGTGCTGTTTAGGAATAGAGTTGAAAGAGTGGCTCCAAGTGACTCACAGATGTTTGATTGACCATCAGTAATGCTGATAACTTCACAGTGCCCTAAGTTAAATAAAGAGGAGGGCTGATCTGACATATTAAGGAGCTTGAGCCAATAAGCTGATGATGATTGGGGCCAGCTAACAATCTGAACTGACCCACATTGCTAGCCATGTTGCTAGAAATAACATGGCCTTTTTTTTGTGATACCTCCATGAGCTTAAAAGGGTAGCTGTATAAATCTGTAGGAATGGCTGCGTGTACAAGGCACAGTTCAAACAGGACAAACTGAGGAGCATAGTTTCTAGTACAATGAGTGGCTTTCTCCCAGGTTATTTGTCATCAGAACCTCCAGGGGAGTATCAGGCTGGCCTACTCTGGGTTCCTCTATGGATAAGGACTGGATAAAAACCTCTCCAAAACTATCTTATAACATGCTACAGACAAACTGATTTGGTACTGGCAACCAGATGAAGGTTGATTACATGCCAGTGATGACCTGGGAATATGGAGtagaccagaaaaaaaatgtgacctgtcttcaatgaatatttattctaAAGGAGCAAGCACCCAGTGCCCACCATAGAGCTGCAGCAGAATTCTATGATTCCATGAGGGACACTAGACTTACTGGCCAGCAAGACCCACAGCGTGAGGAAGGTATTTTATGTCCAACATCAGTGAGATATTTGCTCCTGGATCAGGAGGCCTTCTAACCCAAGCCCCTGGCCTCTAAACCAAATACATTATAATGGCTCCATCTTagtggttttctctctctctctctctttttttttttttttttggtctttttgctatttctttgggcagctcctgcagcatatggaggttcccaggctaggggtcaaattggagctgtagccactggcctacgccagagccacagcaacgcaggatctgagccgcatctgcaacccacaccacagcccacggcaacgccggatcgtcaacccactgagcaagggcagggacggaacccgcaacctcatggttcctagtcggattcgttaaccactgtgccacgatgggaactcctctcttcttttcttttttttttctctttcttccttcctttctcccttccttccttcctctctctttccttccctctttctctctttttttctttctttctctttctttctatgagCTCCCTCATACACCTAGCCTTTCAGGCAGGAATTTCTATATTCAGGTCCTCACCTTGCAGAAGAAACCTCTTGTTCTTTGCCCCTTCTTGCTAAATACATCCTCCATGAACTTAGGGAAAAAGACGTGCACATCCAAGAATCTCAGGAGCACTGGGTCAAATGAAAGGCCAAGGCGCTAGAACTTTAGGGAAAGGTAGTATGGCCTTAGAGCTGAGAGACTGTGTAACTTTCCAGTAGGCGCCTGTGGGTCATTTATTGCTTCGGGCCCACTTTCAGCTCCACACTGCCACCGTGTGGTCTCAGGGCAAATCCCAGGTCACGCTTGTCTCCTTTTCCCTCTGAAGTAGATGCTGAGGCTCCAGGAAAGTGGCTCTCTGCCCCTCAGGCtttcccctgcctctgccctgctcAAAGAGATCAAAACTTTATTTTAGCTTGCATATCCCATTGTCATTGCCCATAGGAATCAAAGATGCCCAGAAATTTCCCAGTCATTAAGGAGTTTTATTGGTTAATTTCAACCACATCTATGGGTGCTGGACCCAGGAGTGAGCTGCTGTGCCCTCGGCTGAGGCTATAGCCCCTCAATAGATAAAACACCTATTTACATGCATAACACAGACAGAGTCATCTGGAAAATTACTGGCCTATACCAAACAACATAAAAAGCCATTCTGAGAAATGTCCACGGTCAAGCAATTAACCTTctcctgccagcctctgcctggcGTATCCTTGACCCCCTGCTCCCATATGGGTCCCAAGGGACTGAAGTGCTATATTTCTGAGTCCACAGGATGACataaacattttacaaatgtgCTCAGCCCAGGGATagtatctttctgtttttcctggGGCAAACTCAGAAATGAGATTGAATGtgtatttgtttgtgtgtgtgtgtgagagactggtcactttgctgtacagcagaaactgccacaacattgtaaatcaactatactttaatatttttaatgcattaaaaaaaaaagaaacaagtttgaCCCAGAGAACACAGAACTTCCTTCTTGTTTCCCGCAAGTGCCCACCTCCCTGAACCTTATCCAAGGCCCTTGTGTTGTCTCAGAGTGTCTGTGAGAGCTTCCTACAGGGACTGCAAAAGCCATCATTTGTAGATCCAGATTCCCTCATGCCATTTCTTCCGGGAGCCTCCCCCATCCCAGTATCCAGCTGTTCCCCACTGGCCTCATCATAGGACAGCACCAGCTTTCTGGAAAAGAACAAGAGCAGCCTTTCCATGAGAGGAACAGTGAGGGCCCCAAAGCCACCAACCATAAGTAAATCCCCCTTGTGTGATGCAAAGCTGGAAATATAATAGTGGGATTACCTGCTACTCTTTGCTATAGAAGGCCTGGAATGGGCATGGCAGGGGCTCTGGTGAACCTCAATTCCAggcctcctctcttctctcctttctacTATGGAGTCTCCTGGGCCCAGGGCCCTGGAGGTCACCCACCGGATGCAATTCCAAGCCAGGCCATTATCTTCTCCAACATCAGCAGGATGTTCCAAAGTCAGTCCACAGCCTCACAAATCCTTCCCAGCAAGGCGAGCACTGTTACTGCCATTTCACAAATGGGGCACCTGTTGCTCAGAGAGATTggataacttgcccaagttcatacAGGCAAACTTGCTAAGTTTCATACAGGTGGAAAGAGGTGAGGTAGGACTCAAATCCAGGTTTAGGGGTACAAGGCCAGTATCCCTTCTACCTCTCAGTCATCATGATGAGCAAATTTGCTCAGTACCTACTATGGGCATTAGGGTTGGAAATTGCGGTCTTGAAAGGAGGGTGGCTTATGCAAGCAGAGGAAGGAGCAACTTCAACAGCCCAGGCTGGCGTAGGAAGCTCCTGAGCCCAGCTCCAGTGGGACAGATGGACAGGGAAGAAGTAGTTGGATGTCAGGGGCTTAACTGAGCAATGGGGTGTTGTGAAGAGAGACGGGGTGGGGGTGCCCATCCGCCTTGGGCCTTGGTCCCATATGCATCCTGTTTGCCAGTTCTCTCGTATCAAAGGCTTGGGATGCTTTGCTCACTCGCAACACTTGGCTtaggttcttttcttttaaggaagcATAAGAAAACTTAGAGCTAAGTAGCCTCATACGTAAGTATATGCCCAAAGACACAGCCACTCCTCGAAGCTTCCCTAGGAGTGGAGGGCAGAGAGCGAATCTGTTCCCTAGAGCTGCTCTCAGGAGCTCCTAATTAGCTTAGTCATCCATAATGAGTATGGGTTCGTGGGCTGACAAACCACCATCCACAGTCCTATTTGACCCTCATAATGAAGAGAGCCAGGATCAGCCAGCATCTTCACGGTCTTGGTCATGGGTGATGGCGTGAACCAGGCAGAGCCAGGAGCCAGTTCTCCTGACTTCAGCTGGTGCTCTTTTCACCATCAAGTCCATCACTTAGAGTAGAACCAGAGTCAGGGTGGGGAGGTTGTTCCATGGTATAAACCCCACTGGAGGTGATGAGAAGCAGGAGAAAGCCCCAGATTCTACCTGCTAGGCTGTCTCTCCTGGTGTCAGCATTGCAGAATTGAGGGCAAAAGTTCTGGCCACGGCAGGACCCGTAGTCATCAGAATTGAGTCAAAGGGCATAAATGTCATTGTCATGAAAATTGAACAATTCTTCCAGCCTTGGCATttccgtcatggttcagcggttaacgaaccttattagcatccatgaggacctgggtttgatccctggcctcactcaatgggttaaggatccagcattgctgcagtgtaggctgcagacgaggcacagatcccacattgctgtggctgtggcgtaggccagcggctacagctctgattcgacccctagcctgggaacctccatatgccgcgggtgtggccctaaaaagaccaaaaaaaaaaaaaaaatcttccagtcTTTTGGTTAGAATGTCCTTAAGACACCGTTCCTCCAGTCTTGCAGAGTCATGAAAGGTTAGAGCTGGGAAAATCCTCCAAGATCATTTCTGTTCtccaggccaggagctgaggcccagagagggaggtgacttgcccagggccaTTACAGATCCCCAAAGGTAGAGCCAAGTCTCAAATCCTATGCTCCTGATTTGATCACAGCAAGCTTGTGATTCATGTGGAAGCTCTGAAGAGCCTCAAACAAATTCACAGCCATGACCAAGTCACACTTTCCAAAGGATGCCTCCTCCATGCAGCCCCAGGGGCAGGAGCAGCATGGatcctttgggggtgggggggaggaaggagagcaaCCCCTCCTTGCAGCTTCTGAAGCTTCCTCCGTTTGTCATTTTATTATGACCATTTTCATCTCCTCCTTTCCTCACTCCTTCTTCTCACACTCGCTCCCAGCAGGTCGTTCCACTGAGAATGTGCAACACTTTGCCCCTGTCGCCCCctaagggagagaagagaagtaGCATTTGCAGAGCTTTTACTAGTTACCAGGTGCTGTGTTAACCCTGCATCTCCCTTCCCGTAGACAGGTGGGCGTAGCAGGCGAAGCCCCGCCTACTCGTTTGCTTTTCTTCATTAACAAACCTCTCgctaccaaaacaaacaaaaccatccAGGATACAAATAGCATCCTCCTTGCAGTTTTTCACTCCTTCCCACTCAGGGTTGAGCTGGGATGCGCTAGTCAGGTTAGGATGGGGATAAACAAGATAAGAGACCAGCCTCTGAGTTCCTGCTGCTTGTGGACCTCCAGACAGGACAGTCCTAGGCCTGTCTCCGATCTGGGGCACCACATCTACCACATGCATGGTCCCCAGACACCCTGTGAATATGGCAGGATCAAGGAAACAGACATTGAATCTCCTTAACTCCCAGCATGTGAGACTGGGAATCAACGAGGACAGCGACCACAGCGAGGGTCGGAGCAGCCATGCTGGCCTCCTCACCCTGCCTCAACCTGGGCTCCCCTGACTCCAGCCCTGATGCTCCCAGGGTTCACATCTGAGATGAGCAGAGACCCTCCGCCAGCCCCAGGGACAGCGCCAGACTCAGGGGTGTGTTCCCTAAAAGATGCCGGTCTCGGTGGTGCCATCCCTGTCCACCGGCTCCGAGTTCTTCAGTGAGTCTTGGGGCTCCAGCCTCCCGCTGAGtctggggctgaggctggggttgggggcgCCGCTGGAGCGGGTCAGCAGGGTGGTGCGGCGGCTGGACAGGCTGCTGCTGGAGAGTTGCCTGCGCACACGGGGCCCGGGGCCTCGGCAGCAGACAGGATGGCGCAGGGGGCGTGGCCACAGGTGGCTGTTGAAGCCCAGGTAGATCCAGGGGTTGCAGCAGCTGCTGAGGTTGCCCAAAAGCATGGAGATGGTGAAAGCCACATTCGTTGAATCTGCCCAGAGAGAAGCACAAGAATTACAGAGCTCGACAggacagagacaatgtcaggtccttaacctgctgagccacaatgggaactccagggaagcaCATTTTCTGACACTTAGTTCCTGTACTCCTTGCTCAGAGAGGCCCTTGGTAAGTCACTTTACACATAGTACTGAGGCACAGGTTCGTGTTGGTGGTGAAAGCAGGAAGCCTGCACTGGCTGAGCAGCAGGATCTACCTCTTCTCAGAGGTTCCTCGATAAAGGGGCAAATGGCCATCTTACCCCTGGTGCCAGCTGAACTGTGACTGGGAATCTGGCCGTGCCATGGATAAAGCTTGGCCCATAAAGACCTTGATTAGATTCCTGGCTCCATCTCTGACCAGCAGGGACACTTTGGACCAGTTATTTCACCTCCTTGAGTCTCAGGTTACTCAGATGGAAAGGAGAAAGGGCCACCCCTAAGCAGCACAGGACCTGGATGTGCATGGTGCTAGGaagccctccttccttctcttctgggCTTGACTAGAGCAGGGAGATCTCTACAGCTCTTAAGATTACTATGCTCATTGCTTAAAGGGTAATTTATAAAGAgccccttgggagttcctgtcgtggctcagtggttaaagaatctgactaggaaccatgaggttgcgggttcgatccctggccttgctcagtgggttaaggatctggtgttgccttgagctggggtgtaggtcacagacatggctcagatctggcattgttgtggctgtggtgtaggctggaagctgtagctccaattcgacccctagcctgggaacctccacatgccgcaggagcggcaaAAGGACAATAggcaaaaggacaataaataaataaatagccccTTGTCCAGACTGATGTCCAAAAGGTGGTTAAAAAGAGGTACGGTGGGATGGTCAGCATCACACTCCTCTTGCCAAATTGTGTTAATGTCACTAACAGCCTTCCCCTTACTTCATttctccagaaaaggcaaagcaTTTGGCTGGAGTGTGGCCTGGGATGAGCCAAATGAGATCAGAAACAAAAGCACAGGCAAAGAGGACCACTCCCTAAGATCTAGTAGGAAGGGGTAGCCTGGGTCTACTGGCCAGTGAACCCTCCAGAAGCTTCCAGAGGAGCCTGTGCACAGGGCCTCCCTGGGCAATTACATGTTGCACCTGTGTTATACATCCCCAGCTTTGCATAAGAAATGCTGCACTGCAGAGCACCCCGTCACCCTGTTTTGAGGACACCCAGGCCAGTCAACACTTACTTGTCCTCACTCTTCTTAGGGGAACCAGAACAgatttctggtttgtttgtttgttgtttttttgtttgtttgttttgtctttttgccttttctggggccactcctacggcacatggaggttcccaagctaggggtcgaatcggagctgtagctgtcggcctacgccacagccacagcaactcggaatccgagccatgtctgcgacctacaccacagctcactgcaacgccggatccttaacccactgagcgaggccagggatcgaaccctcaacctcatggttcctagttggattcgttaaccactgagccacaatgggaactctgggagtagATGCCTTTGAATACCACTCTCCAACATTTTGGCTGCCCACCCTCAGCACCTACCTTTCTGAGAACACGCTCACCCCCAAATGGCCTGGCCATCTGGAGGTGTCTAAAACTTAGGAGGCTGTCATCAACCTCACTCCAAAAAAGTCACCAAAACATGGCCTCCCACATGCCACCCGGGACCCAGTCCACCTAGGGCTCCATTTTGTTTTTCACGTAGGAGGAAGGCTCCTCTCCTCATCCCTTTCAGAACCAGGATTATTGAAGGGGGGCACAGAGTTGAGGAAAAAGTCAAGGAACAGCAAGCCTGGGTTCTATTCTTCACTTTGCTccttcctagctgtgtggccttgggcaagtcacgtttcctctctgggcctctgctttCTCATCAGGATTGAATTGAAATTTCGGGGTTCCAGGCTAGTTAACTGGAAGGGCTGTTGAGAAGGAGTTCAAAGTCATGTTCAGGTGCAGGGGGGCAAGAGTGATGAGAGCTACAGTTTGTGGGCCACACATGGACATCCTGGACTGAATCATGTGAAAATCCCTTTCAAACATCAAGCAAACTGCCAGTTGCTTGATCAAATCTACTAATGGTCATATTTCCTTAGGGCCATATAGCATCTTTAAATGTTTCAATTAGCTACCAACATTTTTAAACATGGAAACTTCCCATGACAAACTTCACGTGGCATCGGCTGCCTGGCTGGGAGTTGCAGCTGAGCCCTTTCACGTGGTACAAGCACCATCTCTCTGAATTGTTTTCACTCATTTGTGGCCTGTCTAGCCCTGGGAGCCACTGTAACCCTGTCCTCatattctcattttcctttctctgcatttttcctcctcattcccccctccccccacccctgccaccagaCAACACACTTGCCTTCGTCAGGGGCATTCTCATCCCATACAGACCACATCTGGACACTGAAGAAAGGTGCCCAGCAGGCGATGTAGGCCAGCACAATGACAAAGGTCATCTTCACAGTTCGGATCTTGGCCCGTGAGATGGTACTGATGCTGCTGACCCGGGAGGGCAGCCCCCGCATGGCGGCAGCCTGGGCCAAAGGTAAGGGCTCATTCCAAGTCCTCCTACCCCCTCCTTCTACCTTCCAGGCCTGAGTCTTGACTTTTAGGTTCTTGCAGATTTCGTGGCAGATGAGGCTGTAGCAGGCCGTGAGCGTGGCCACAGGCAGGATGAAGATGGCCAGGGTGGTCCAGGTGATGTAGGCCCGTGGCCCCCAAGGGAAGCGGAAGTCGGCCCAGCAGTCCAGCACGCCGGAGCCCTGGATCACCTCTcgcaaagaaaaaatgaagacttGAGGGAGGCTGAGGAGGGCGGCCAGCAGCCAGGGGGCTGCGATGAGTGGGTAGGTGGACCGGTTGGGCTGCTGGAGGCTGCGCAGAGGGTGACAAACGGCCAGGTAGCGGTCCAGCGTCATGGCCAGCAGCATGTAAGTGGAGGCGAACATGCTGAGCACCTGTAGGTACTTAACGGCCCGGCAGAGAGGGTCAGGGCCCTGGAAGCGGTAGGTGATGTCCCACAGCAGCTGGGGCAGCACCTGGAAGAGCGCCACGCCCAGGTCCGTCAGGGCCAGGTGCAGCACAAACAGGTGCATGCGGGAGCGCTTGCGGCCTGGCTGTCCCAAGGTCAGCAGCACAGTCAGGTTGCCCCCTGTCGCCAGCACCAGGACAGTGGCCAACACTCCAATCTCCACCTTGGCCAGTTCCTCATCCCGGCCCAGCCAGGGTGTGGTGGCATTGGGGACAGAGAGAGTGCCTCCAGGGGTGGGGTTGGCCGTCCAAGGAGGTCCTGAATCCATGGCGGAAGTCTTCTGGGAGGGACAGGGAcgaggagagggatggatggagagttggGTGCAAGTGGAGAGGGTCAAGGAGTGagatggaggggggaggggaagatttAAGATGGAAGAAAGGAGGAGGGTGAGGATGCCAGGGAGAGGGCTGAAATTGGGTGAAAATAGGTAAGAGGACAGGGATAGAGaggatgagggagaaagagataAGGACGGACCTATAAGGCGCTGATCctagagaggggagggggaaaccGGTAGCGAAGGGACCGAGGAGTCAGGGAGGCAAGGTGtcaggaaggaaagaatggatgAGGCTGTGCAAGGTGAGGCTTCTGAAAGGGAAAGAAGGCTTGGGGAGCTGGCACCACTCCTGAATCCACCCCGAGTTCACTTTCTCCAAACTTTTCTGGAAGTGGAAAGCAGATGTCTCTAAGCCTGCTTGGAGGCGCGGTCAGAGCCGTCCGTCAGCGTCACCCGTACACCCGCGGAGCGGAAAGCCCCAGGGTGGCGGTCCCAGCCTGGCCCGCGCACCCTGGCGGGCGGGAGGCGACAAGCTGCAGCGGCAGAGCATCTGCTCAGCCTGAGCGGGTTTTATGGGCTCACAGCCGTAGCGCACCGGCCCCTCCGCGCGCCGGTTGGCTCCTGCAGAGGAGGGCGGAGTGACACAGGCACCCAGCCGGCGGCGCGGGGACCGAGAGGCTGGCTGGAGGGGGTAGAGGGGAGTGTCCGGGGAGGAGGAACAGAGAGGGCGGTGGACCAGGCACAGGCAGGGAGAGAAGGTGGATCAGAGACAGAGAGGGTGGGAAAGGGACCACACAAGTCAGCGCTCACCTGCCAGAGGGACCCATGGATCCGCAAACAGGCAGGTAACCTCATCTTGGCTCGCGCTTGGAACCATCGGACTGTCTCCCAAGACAGATGCATACCCAGGGAATGGGGGGTGGCCACTCACCATGTGGGGACCCTAAGGCTAGCAGCACTGTTAGGTTCCTTGTTAGCCCAGCAAGGGTCCAAGATCGGCAGGGGTGGCCAGGTGGGCGAGGCAGGGCCCCAGAAGGCGCTCTTAGCCCTTGGGAGCTACCTTGACGACTCTGTCCGAGGAAACAGGTGGAGGTCTTAAAGGATAGGAGGCGGGGAAGCAGGACATGTGCGAAGAGGGGGCAATAGTGGTGACAGtaaggcaggggtgggaggagttAGACCTGGAGTTCTGCAGTTCAGGGTAGGTTAACCCGTGGACTCCAGAATCCTTCTCAAGCAGCATCGTAAAGGCAGTTAACCATCCTATGAGAGGGACCGTGGAGGCCCATGGACGTTACATGACTTGCTCTGGAAGATCACAGAACTAGTAAGCAGTAGAGGCAGGACTAGACCCAGGGCATATGCTTTTCCACGAGTGGCCTTATCCAGTGTGTGAGAGGCGCTGGTGCAGAGggtccaaagaaaaataaaccaccaGGGCCCAGAGGAAGCTTACGGTTCAGTGGAGAATGCAGTGTGTGGTCCTGGTTGTggaattcactttatttttagtaCATATAGGAGGTGGGTTATTGGGACTCGCTAGAGCATATTAGAAGTTCCTTAGGCGTGACAACAGCACGTTTACACCCTCAGAAAGGGCAGGGTTCATCATCGTACCAGAGGTCCTCTTGTCCTGCCTTTTAATCAAACCAGATCCCCCTTTAAAGTGCCACCCCCCATCCAGttaacatcactttttttttg
This region includes:
- the AVPR1B gene encoding vasopressin V1b receptor, whose protein sequence is MDSGPPWTANPTPGGTLSVPNATTPWLGRDEELAKVEIGVLATVLVLATGGNLTVLLTLGQPGRKRSRMHLFVLHLALTDLGVALFQVLPQLLWDITYRFQGPDPLCRAVKYLQVLSMFASTYMLLAMTLDRYLAVCHPLRSLQQPNRSTYPLIAAPWLLAALLSLPQVFIFSLREVIQGSGVLDCWADFRFPWGPRAYITWTTLAIFILPVATLTACYSLICHEICKNLKVKTQAWKVEGGGRRTWNEPLPLAQAAAMRGLPSRVSSISTISRAKIRTVKMTFVIVLAYIACWAPFFSVQMWSVWDENAPDEDSTNVAFTISMLLGNLSSCCNPWIYLGFNSHLWPRPLRHPVCCRGPGPRVRRQLSSSSLSSRRTTLLTRSSGAPNPSLSPRLSGRLEPQDSLKNSEPVDRDGTTETGIF